A single Triticum dicoccoides isolate Atlit2015 ecotype Zavitan chromosome 2A, WEW_v2.0, whole genome shotgun sequence DNA region contains:
- the LOC119354857 gene encoding probable ribose-5-phosphate isomerase 2 isoform X2, producing MGSAASPPRALDAATQEDLKRVSAHRAVDMVGSGMTLGLGTGSTAAHALDRLGALLRTGALRAVAGVPTSLKTEAHAARVGIPMLALADAAEIHLSIDGADEVDPDLNLVKGRGGSLLREKMIEGAGARFVVIVDESKLVPRLGCTGSVPVEVVPFGSAYTLGLIRKVFDKLPGFHARLRTVKSKAGDGQEELFLTDNGNHIVEMFFEDGIHGNLRDISDSLLRITGVVEHGMFLGMATKVIVAKKDGTVAVLSKK from the exons ATgggcagcgccgcctcgccgccgcgggCCCTCGACGCGGCGACGCAGGAGGACCTCAAGCGCGTCTCCGCGCACCGCGCCGTCGACATGGTGGGGTCCGGCATGACGCTGGGGCTCGGCACCGGCTCCACGGCCGCGCACGCGCTCGACCGCCTCGGGGCCCTCCTCCGCACCGGCGCGCTGCGCGCGGTCGCCGGGGTGCCCACCTCCCTCAAGACGGAGGCGCACGCCGCGCGCGTCGGGATCCCCATGCTCGCGCTCGCCGACGCCGCCGAGATCCacctctccatcgacggcgccgacgAGGTCGACCCGGACCTCAACCTCGTCAAGGGCCGCGGCGGCTCGCTCCTCCGCGAGAAGATGATCGAGGGCGCCGGCGCCCGCTTCGTCGTCATCGTCGACGAGTCCAAGCTCGTCCCCCGCCTCGGCTGCACGGGCTCCGTGCCCGTCGAGGTCGTCCCCTTCGGCAGCGCCTACACGCTCGGCCTcatccgcaaggtgttcgacaaattGCCGGGCTTCCACGCCAGGCTCAGGACCGTCAAGTCCAAGGCCGGCGACGGCCAG GAGGAGCTCTTTCTCACCGACAACGGCAACCACATCGTCGAGATGTTCTTCGAGGACGGCATACACGGCAACCTGCGCGACATAAGCGACAGCCTGCTGCGCATCACGGGCGTCGTCGAGCACGGCATGTTCCTCGGCATGGCCACCAAGGTGATCGTCGCCAAGAAGGACGGCACCGTGGCGGTCCTCAGCAAGAAGTAG
- the LOC119354857 gene encoding probable ribose-5-phosphate isomerase 2 isoform X1 — MGSAASPPRALDAATQEDLKRVSAHRAVDMVGSGMTLGLGTGSTAAHALDRLGALLRTGALRAVAGVPTSLKTEAHAARVGIPMLALADAAEIHLSIDGADEVDPDLNLVKGRGGSLLREKMIEGAGARFVVIVDESKLVPRLGCTGSVPVEVVPFGSAYTLGLIRKVFDKLPGFHARLRTVKSKAGDGQEELFLTDNGQEELFLTDNGNHIVEMFFEDGIHGNLRDISDSLLRITGVVEHGMFLGMATKVIVAKKDGTVAVLSKK, encoded by the coding sequence ATgggcagcgccgcctcgccgccgcgggCCCTCGACGCGGCGACGCAGGAGGACCTCAAGCGCGTCTCCGCGCACCGCGCCGTCGACATGGTGGGGTCCGGCATGACGCTGGGGCTCGGCACCGGCTCCACGGCCGCGCACGCGCTCGACCGCCTCGGGGCCCTCCTCCGCACCGGCGCGCTGCGCGCGGTCGCCGGGGTGCCCACCTCCCTCAAGACGGAGGCGCACGCCGCGCGCGTCGGGATCCCCATGCTCGCGCTCGCCGACGCCGCCGAGATCCacctctccatcgacggcgccgacgAGGTCGACCCGGACCTCAACCTCGTCAAGGGCCGCGGCGGCTCGCTCCTCCGCGAGAAGATGATCGAGGGCGCCGGCGCCCGCTTCGTCGTCATCGTCGACGAGTCCAAGCTCGTCCCCCGCCTCGGCTGCACGGGCTCCGTGCCCGTCGAGGTCGTCCCCTTCGGCAGCGCCTACACGCTCGGCCTcatccgcaaggtgttcgacaaattGCCGGGCTTCCACGCCAGGCTCAGGACCGTCAAGTCCAAGGCCGGCGACGGCCAGGAGGAGCTCTTTCTCACCGACAACGGCCAGGAGGAGCTCTTTCTCACCGACAACGGCAACCACATCGTCGAGATGTTCTTCGAGGACGGCATACACGGCAACCTGCGCGACATAAGCGACAGCCTGCTGCGCATCACGGGCGTCGTCGAGCACGGCATGTTCCTCGGCATGGCCACCAAGGTGATCGTCGCCAAGAAGGACGGCACCGTGGCGGTCCTCAGCAAGAAGTAG
- the LOC119354860 gene encoding preprotein translocase subunit SECE1-like, translated as MATTSTTPFHRLLAPARSNPAARLSLYTRGPPTLSFSRFISVRRRLAAASKDTASDKGQEQESSTVAGGAAEPAEEETPPGEKTSDEVATELKEVMRARKEAEVAAGGGGWWAGVAQEMTEIEWPAPGKVLGTTGVVLGIIAGSTVALLSVNAILAELSDRVFVGRGLQDFF; from the coding sequence ATGGCGACCACGTCGACCACCCCGTTCCACCGTCTCCTCGCCCCGGCCCGGTCGAACCCCGCTGCGCGCCTCTCCCTCTACACCCGCGGCCCTCCCACGCTCTCCTTCTCCCGCTTCATCTCCGTCCGCCGACGTCTCGCTGCCGCATCCAAGGACACCGCCAGCGACAAGGGGCAAGAACAAGAATCGTCCACGGTAGCGGGCGGAGCCGCGGAGCCCGCAGAGGAGGAAACACCTCCGGGTGAAAAGACCTCAGATGAAGTGGCGACGGAGCTTAAGGAGGTGATGCGTGCGCGTAAGGAGGCGGAGGTCGCCGCAGGCGGCGGTGGGTGGTGGGCCGGGGTGGCGCAGGAGATGACGGAGATCGAGTGGCCGGCGCCGGGGAAGGTTCTGGGCACCACGGGGGTCGTCCTCGGGATCATCGCGGGATCCACGGTCGCCCTGCTCTCCGTGAACGCGATCCTCGCCGAGCTCTCCGACCGTGTCTTCGTTGGCCGGGGCCTTCAGGATTTCTTCTAA